The genomic DNA CATTCAGAAACCAAGGatgttttattaaatgaaaaggaaaattTTTCAAGTGgattgaaaaaaaatgttgATTTGGAATCTGAAGAACAACACTTTGAGTCATTCTATGATATGAATATGCACACAGAAGgaggaataaaaaaattcaaaaatgTACTTAAGTCTTATTTTAATCCATCCAAAGGAGATAGTAATACTGAAGGTGATGAATCAGGAGTATTGGAATCCTTATTTGATAGCATATTAAACCCTATAGATTCATTGTTAGAAAGATTTAGAGGATCTAACTATACAAATTCAGATTCTAATGTGAATAAAAATTCGAAGggaaaagaacaaaataaataccacaataatatatacttagatgaagaagatgattTGAGTGATacagaaaattataatgatggaagtatttatttatacgaAGCAGATGAATTGAGTGACCCAGAAACATATGATGATGGaagtatatatttagatGAATCAGATGAATTGAGTGACCCAGAAACATATGATGATGGaagtatatatttagatGAATCAGATGATTTGAGTGATCCTGAAACATATGATGATTGTAGTATATATTTAGATGAAGCAGATGAATTGAGTGACCCAGAAACATATGATGATGGaagtatatatttagatGAATCAGATGATTTGAGTGATCCTGAAACATATGATGATGGTAGTATATATTTGGATGAATCAGATGATTTGAGTGACCCTGAAACATATGCTGATGGAAGTATATATTTAGTTGAAGCAGATGAATTGAGTGACCATGAAACATATGATGATGGaagtatatatttagatGAAGAGTATGATTTGAGTGACCCTGAAACATATGATGATGGaagtatatatttagatGAAGCAGATGAATTGAGTGACCCAGAAACATATGATGATGGaagtatatatttagatGAAGAGTATGATTTGAGTGACCCTGAAACATATGATGATggaagtatatatttatttgaagCAGATGAATTGAGTGACCATGAAACATATGATGgtggaaatatatatttagttgAAGCAGATGAATTGAGTGACCATGAAACATATGATGGtggaaatataaatttagatGAATCAGATAATTTAAATGGCTCCAAAAGTAAAACAAAAGAAGATAACtaccatttatattattgggatgatttttataatgaatataaaccaactcatttaaattatcttATGCATTATACAGTTCATGAACCaaacaatttttataatactaCTAATGAAGAAACGAACAAATTAAATGGTAAAACCAATGAAGAAACGAACAAATTAAGTGGTACAACTAATGAAGAAACGAACAAATTAAATGGTAAAACCAATGAAGAAACGAACAAATTAAATGGTACAACCAATGAAGAAACACACAATTTTTACTACCCTACTCATGAAGAATCAtacaatttttattacacaactaatgatgaatataatgtTCCAttagattataataatgactACGAGTATAATTACTTtgaatatgataattataatattaaaaatgttaaaGACAATTTGGTAAAAAAAGTTAATGATTTTATGGAATCAGATAATTTAATACTTAATACTTTTAAAGGTATAGCTGGAGGTGTCACTAGTTTTTTCggatattaaatataaatttatagatataaatatactgtagtcttacaaaaaaatgtacagaaaattgttatattatgtattatttaaaattttatactaGTATCTTATGAATGTGAAACATAGTTGTATACCATTTgcttatttacatttatgtatttatttatttatttgtttaatgaaaatatcatttaattatgtaatatttatatctccTATATTATACTTTATGTAGTATTTAAAAacgaaatatttattttgtatatatgttattattatcaaaaaaaatatacatgtatGCTTAATGTTGGATTTCAATTTGGATTCAAAATTTTAGATTCGACTTAGGTtctaaaatttatttttaaattttctttttatttttttaaagaaccatattaaaaatatatattttattatatatatatatttttttttttttttatatttattttattataattttcattttttcattttttctttttttcttttttcctttttttttgcatAAAGAAAACTATTGGTGTCTTTTTAGTATttacaatataaaattaattttcaAACTTTTgtgatatattaattttataattattttccataatatgtatatatctatatattgtatatatattatgtaaccGATTCTCTATTTACTATAAacggtaaaaaaaaaaaaaaaaaaaaaaaatatgtagatATTGCTATagttactttttttttttttttttattcttcactgaaatttttttttatgtgcacacaaaaaatttttatatctatacTATTTCTTTTGGagataattctttttttttttagaggTAAAGTAAAAATTACAATGGAAAATCTTTATAAcactttaaaaatatataaaagttatATCAAGTATTACATAACATTtgtaatcataataatgaaaaaattaaaaaagaaaaataaatatttcttattgTAGTtgtctttctttttttttttttttttttgattttttctctccataaaattaatattctttattatgcACTACCTTAaccttttttaattaattttagaaaaaaaaaaaaaaaaaaaaatattgtatttttaaactagttaaatatatatatatatatacaacttttttttaatagttaaaaaaaaataaaaattaaaaaccacattttttttttttttttttttaaaactaaaaattttaattttttaaaaaaattatttctttaacgaaaaaataaaattttcccttcttattttaatttaattatagaaaatgatgaattttttttatataattttcttgttgtttttaataaacttatatatatgtgaaaccAATGGAGCACTCTCTGAAAATATTGAAAGTGCTGAAGAAATAGATACTTTAAAAACGAGTTTAAGAAATggatatttaaataatacatattttaatgaagaaaaaaataatttaaatataggaaatgaaataaataatacaaattataATGAAGTAACACAAGAATCAAAAGAAGAATTATTtgatattaatgaaaatatttccccagattatttttttcttgataTCGTTActgaaaataaagaacaaaaaaatgaagaagtaCCAGTAAAAACAGAAGTAGTAAGTAATGAAGAAGAATTAGAAACCGAATCTGTAATTGAAGAAGTTGAAGTAGAAACTGAATCTATATCTGATGAAGAAGTAGAAACCGAATCTATATCTGATGAAGAAGTAGAAACCGAATCTGTAACTGAAGAAGTTGAAGTAGAAACTGAATCTATAAATGATGAAGGAGAAACCGAATCTGTAATTGAAGAAGTTGAAGTAGAAACTGAATCTATAAATGATGAAGGAGAAACCGAATCTGTAATTGAAGAGATTGAAATAGAAACTGAATctataaatgatgaagaaggAGAAACCGAATCTGTAATTGAAGAGATTGAAATAGAAACTGAATCTATAAATGATGAAGGAGAAACCGAATCTGTAATTGAAGAGATTGAAATAGAAACTGAATctataaatgatgaagaaggAGAAACCGAATCTGTAATTGAAGAGATTGAAATAGAAACTGAATctataaatgatgaagaagtAGAAACCGAATCTGTAATTGAAGAGATTGAAATAGAAACTGAATctataaatgatgaagaagaagtaGAAACCGAATCTGTAACTGAAGAAGTTGAAGTAGAAACTGAATctataaatgatgaagaaggAGAAACCGAATCTGTAGCTGCAGTAGTTGAAAAAGTAAACAAAAATGATTTAAATGATGCTGCTTCAGAGGAAATTAAGGATTCTAGTGATTTTAAAGAATCGCATTAGGAATTATTTAAAGTTATCCTTGacttaattaataaaaactatttatttaaagaaagTTTAAAGAACCttgtaaaattttttaaatgaaatgAATTTAAGTACTTTATATCCATAAAAAATGTTTCCATATATAatgtatcatttatttttaattataaacctatttttttatagagtataataatattaagttgtcctattatttttacatgaattatcataaaatgtgtaaaagataattattcgaatatattttaaaaagaaagtgaatataaatatatatatatatatatatatatatgagtcttttattttattcttttattctttttttttttgtttgttttatttaatttgctttattattatttttttttatttgcacttgttttttttgtttttttttttttacctaaATGTACAttgaaattaatatataaaattaaaaaaaaaaataaaaaaaatggaatccatttttatgttattttatttttttaattatgtgcattaaaaaaattttttttttaattatttttcatatttatcatattttttttttttgtttgtttttttttactttcacttattcattaataaatgttttaattattaacttatttcttcattatctTAACACATTTGTTTTTAattgtaatattaaattatttaaaaataaaattaaataatattttgttttaaatatttaaatattgtaaaaatGTTGATAAAgtcttaaaaattataataataaaaaaaaaaaaaaaagttaagcAATGAACAAGAATACAACtaaatgtttattatatatatatatatatatatatatttatatattttattatttatatataggaaaatattaaaataacacttttaaaataatatatatatatatatatatataatagttgtCCACCTTAATATTTAAgtacttttaatttttataactaTCAAAgtgaaataatatttttatagaataataaaaagttcGTGtaaattcttttcttttttttcgtaAATGCTGTACTTATTTGTTCTTGttttaacaaattttttgttttcatgctattaaaaaatattaattctttTGTTGGTCAACTATGGAGAAAAAATGTACAcgcagaaaaaaaaaaaaaattatatatatatacatatatatattacaaaataaatatgggttctttattataaaaaaaataaaaaaataaataaaaatgaaaacttCTTATATACGCAGTTAAGTTACAACCAAAATGTAGAAGAATAAGCATAAAGAGTTTGtcctttttttgtttttttttaatttttttttaatatatcatatatgtttataatatttcatttttttctttttaaaattctCTTAATTTTCCAACGTTATCAAAATTTCCatgtaataattttaattacaCTATACTTATTTcagaataattattttataatttaaagaaaataattttttttttttttttttttaatatttcttttcttatttttagatttatattattaaatttttctaataaatattcacatattaaaatatatacgtatatttttatttatcttcatatttataatttgttttttataaaaaataaataaataataaaagatgaataagtttttgaatattatattttatatttttctaatattaAATTTGTCTTTATTTCAAAGCAATACTATAAgtaagaaaattaaaaaagagaaaCAAAAGAATGTAAGAAATGGTTCTTCAATAAATgacaaaaatatagaaaataaaaatgataatattaaaactCAATTGCAAACTTCAGATAGTATAGAAAAACAGAATGacattttaaatatgtataataatgaaggagagaaaaatagtaataatttattaaaaacaaatGTGACAAAAAATACTATAATTGATAATTCAGATGATGTTCAAGAAAGTGcagataataatttatacaaTAATAGTATATCTGTTGATACTGAGAATAAATCAAAACATACACAAGCTACAACTGATAATTACATAAATGAACGATATCAATTAGAAGACGAAAAATTGAAATATGGAGGATTGTTTGGCTCGTTTACTTCAGGAATTGTTAATTTTCTAAAATCATCTAGTtctaataaaaaggaaaaatctGAAGGAACAGTTGTATCACCTTCTATTGGGTCTAGTGCTGATAGATCAGAACCTTCAATTACATCCCCGCCTGGAAATGTACCTCAAGATGCAGAACAAGGAAGACCTTCTAGACCTCAAGCACCAATAGAAAACAATAGAAATGAAAACAATCAAAACGGAGATCCACTTAACCGTTTTTTTGCATGGGAATTTGGAGGTGGTGCTCCAACTTATAAACCAAATGACAATAAGAAAGATAAGGCTTTCctagaacatataaaaattaccTCATGggaaaaagaagatataattaaagaaaatgaagacaCAAAGCATGAAATTCAAGAAAATGA from Plasmodium sp. gorilla clade G2 genome assembly, chromosome: 10 includes the following:
- a CDS encoding merozoite surface protein, encoding MNKFLNIIFYIFLILNLSLFQSNTISKKIKKEKQKNVRNGSSINDKNIENKNDNIKTQLQTSDSIEKQNDILNMYNNEGEKNSNNLLKTNVTKNTIIDNSDDVQESADNNLYNNSISVDTENKSKHTQATTDNYINERYQLEDEKLKYGGLFGSFTSGIVNFLKSSSSNKKEKSEGTVVSPSIGSSADRSEPSITSPPGNVPQDAEQGRPSRPQAPIENNRNENNQNGDPLNRFFAWEFGGGAPTYKPNDNKKDKAFLEHIKITSWEKEDIIKENEDTKHEIQENEAIEDNFDMEEENEIVDDQLQENEDDEDDVNLEDIEKNTRNDIFEEQMKLDSAQDEKAHRLIYEEYKKKAEGKNSLEDHVNILVNLLQTNNQLDPSLKDLAKELIVFLNNY